In Herbaspirillum sp. WKF16, one genomic interval encodes:
- the fusA gene encoding elongation factor G has product MARKTPIERYRNIGISAHIDAGKTTTTERVLFYTGVNHKIGEVHDGAATMDWMEQEQERGITITSAATTCYWKGMANNFPAHHINIIDTPGHVDFTIEVERSMRVLDGACMVYCAVGGVQPQSETVWRQANKYKVPRLAFVNKMDRTGANFFKVYEQMRARLKANPIPMQVPIGAEENFEGVIDLVKMRAIYWDDASQGMKFDYRDIPEGLKVDAQKWRENLVETAAEASEDLMNKYLEEGDLTEEEIKGAIRQRTISGEIVPMMCGTAFKNKGVQAMLDGVIEYLPSPVDIPPVPGLDEDDEPVVRQAKDDEKFSALAFKIATDPFVGQLCFIRCYSGTLNSGDTVLNSVKSKKERIGRIVQMHANQREEIKEMLAGDIAAVVGLKDTTTGDTLCDDKAVVVLERMVFPEPVISQAVEPKTKADQEKMGLALNRLAAEDPSFRVRTDEESGQTIIAGMGELHLDIIVDRMKREFNVEATVGKPQVAYRETIRKTCEESEGKFVKQSGGRGQYGHVVLKIEPQEAGKGFEFVDAIKGGTVPREFIPAVEKGVRETLNTGVLAGYPVVDVKVTLFFGSYHDVDSNENAFRMAGSMAFKDGCRRASPVILEPMMAVEVETPEDYAGTVMGDLSSRRGMVQGMDEIAGGGGKIIKAEVPLSEMFGYSTTLRSATQGRATYSMEFKHYSEAPKNVIDAIVTSKAK; this is encoded by the coding sequence ATGGCTCGCAAGACCCCCATTGAGCGCTACCGCAACATCGGTATTTCCGCCCACATCGATGCCGGCAAGACCACCACCACCGAACGCGTTCTGTTCTACACAGGCGTGAACCACAAGATCGGTGAAGTGCACGATGGCGCTGCCACCATGGACTGGATGGAACAGGAGCAGGAGCGCGGTATCACCATTACCTCGGCTGCCACGACCTGTTACTGGAAGGGCATGGCGAACAACTTCCCCGCCCACCACATCAACATCATCGACACCCCGGGCCACGTTGACTTCACCATTGAAGTCGAGCGCTCGATGCGCGTGCTGGACGGCGCCTGCATGGTCTACTGTGCAGTCGGCGGCGTGCAGCCGCAGTCGGAAACCGTGTGGCGTCAGGCCAACAAGTACAAGGTCCCGCGTCTGGCCTTCGTCAACAAGATGGACCGTACCGGCGCCAACTTCTTCAAGGTCTACGAGCAGATGCGCGCTCGCCTGAAGGCCAACCCGATCCCGATGCAAGTGCCTATCGGCGCCGAAGAAAACTTCGAAGGCGTGATCGATCTGGTCAAGATGCGCGCGATCTACTGGGACGACGCTTCCCAGGGCATGAAGTTCGACTACCGCGACATTCCCGAAGGCCTGAAGGTCGACGCGCAAAAGTGGCGCGAGAACCTGGTCGAAACCGCCGCTGAAGCGTCGGAAGACCTGATGAACAAGTACCTGGAAGAAGGCGACCTGACCGAAGAAGAGATCAAGGGCGCCATCCGCCAGCGCACCATCTCGGGCGAAATCGTCCCGATGATGTGCGGCACCGCGTTCAAGAACAAGGGCGTGCAGGCCATGCTGGACGGCGTGATCGAATACCTGCCGTCGCCGGTCGACATCCCCCCGGTTCCGGGCCTGGACGAAGACGACGAGCCGGTCGTGCGCCAAGCCAAGGACGACGAGAAGTTCTCGGCCCTGGCCTTCAAGATCGCAACCGACCCGTTCGTCGGCCAGCTGTGCTTCATCCGCTGCTACTCGGGCACCCTGAATTCGGGCGACACCGTGCTGAACTCGGTGAAGTCGAAGAAGGAACGTATCGGCCGTATCGTGCAGATGCACGCCAACCAGCGTGAAGAAATCAAGGAAATGCTGGCCGGCGACATCGCCGCCGTGGTGGGCCTGAAGGACACCACCACCGGCGACACCCTGTGCGACGACAAGGCTGTGGTCGTGCTGGAACGCATGGTCTTCCCTGAGCCGGTGATCTCGCAGGCTGTCGAGCCGAAGACCAAGGCCGACCAGGAAAAGATGGGCCTGGCCCTGAACCGCCTGGCTGCGGAAGATCCGTCGTTCCGCGTGCGCACCGACGAAGAATCGGGCCAGACCATCATCGCCGGTATGGGCGAGCTGCACCTGGACATCATCGTCGACCGCATGAAGCGCGAATTCAACGTTGAAGCGACCGTCGGCAAGCCGCAGGTCGCCTACCGCGAAACCATCCGCAAGACCTGCGAAGAGTCCGAAGGCAAGTTCGTCAAGCAGTCCGGCGGCCGTGGTCAATACGGTCACGTCGTGCTGAAGATCGAACCGCAAGAAGCCGGCAAGGGCTTCGAGTTCGTCGACGCGATCAAGGGCGGTACCGTTCCTCGCGAATTCATCCCCGCCGTTGAAAAGGGCGTGCGTGAAACCCTGAACACGGGCGTGCTGGCCGGTTACCCGGTGGTCGACGTGAAGGTCACCCTGTTCTTCGGTTCGTACCACGATGTGGACTCGAACGAAAACGCCTTCCGCATGGCCGGTTCGATGGCCTTCAAGGATGGCTGCCGTCGCGCCAGCCCCGTCATTCTGGAGCCGATGATGGCTGTGGAAGTCGAGACTCCGGAAGACTACGCCGGTACCGTGATGGGCGACCTGTCGTCCCGCCGCGGCATGGTGCAGGGCATGGATGAAATCGCCGGCGGTGGCGGCAAGATCATCAAGGCTGAAGTCCCGCTGTCGGAAATGTTCGGTTACTCGACCACGCTGCGTTCGGCAACCCAAGGCCGCGCAACCTACTCGATGGAATTCAAGCACTACTCCGAAGCTCCGAAGAACGTGATCGACGCGATCGTCACTTCCAAGGCCAAGTAA
- the tuf gene encoding elongation factor Tu has translation MAKGKFERTKPHVNVGTIGHVDHGKTTLTAAIATVLSKKFGGEAKAYDQIDAAPEEKARGITINTAHVEYETANRHYAHVDCPGHADYVKNMITGAAQMDGAILVCSAADGPMPQTREHILLSRQVGVPYIIVFLNKADMVDDAELLELVEMEVRELLSKYEFPGDDLPIVKGSAKLALEGDTGPLGEQAIMALAEALDTYIPTPERAVDGTFLMPVEDVFSISGRGTVVTGRVERGVVKVGEEIEIVGIRDTVKTTCTGVEMFRKLLDQGQAGDNVGVLLRGTKREDVERGQVLAKPGSIKPHKHFTGEIYVLSKDEGGRHTPFFNNYRPQFYFRTTDVTGAIELPEGKEMVMPGDNVSITVKLINPIAMEEGLRFAIREGGRTVGAGVVAKIFD, from the coding sequence ATGGCAAAAGGTAAATTTGAGCGGACCAAGCCGCACGTGAACGTTGGCACCATCGGCCACGTTGACCACGGCAAGACCACGCTGACTGCAGCGATCGCAACGGTTCTGTCGAAGAAGTTCGGCGGCGAAGCGAAGGCATACGACCAGATCGACGCGGCACCTGAAGAAAAGGCCCGCGGCATCACCATCAACACCGCACACGTCGAATACGAAACCGCCAACCGCCACTACGCTCACGTTGACTGCCCCGGCCACGCCGACTACGTCAAGAACATGATCACCGGCGCAGCGCAGATGGACGGCGCGATCCTGGTGTGCTCGGCCGCTGACGGCCCGATGCCCCAGACCCGCGAACACATCCTGCTGTCGCGTCAGGTTGGCGTTCCTTACATCATCGTCTTCCTGAACAAGGCCGACATGGTGGACGACGCCGAGCTGCTGGAGCTGGTGGAAATGGAAGTGCGCGAACTGTTGTCGAAGTACGAGTTCCCCGGCGACGACCTGCCCATCGTGAAGGGTTCGGCCAAGCTGGCGCTGGAAGGCGACACCGGTCCCCTGGGCGAGCAAGCGATCATGGCCCTGGCCGAAGCGCTGGACACCTACATCCCGACGCCGGAACGTGCCGTTGACGGTACCTTCCTGATGCCGGTGGAAGACGTGTTCTCGATCTCGGGCCGCGGCACCGTGGTGACCGGTCGCGTTGAGCGCGGCGTGGTCAAGGTCGGCGAAGAAATCGAAATCGTCGGTATCCGCGACACCGTGAAGACCACCTGCACCGGCGTGGAAATGTTCCGCAAGCTGCTGGACCAGGGTCAGGCTGGCGACAACGTCGGCGTGCTGCTGCGCGGCACCAAGCGTGAAGACGTGGAGCGTGGCCAGGTTCTGGCCAAGCCGGGTTCGATCAAGCCGCACAAGCACTTCACCGGCGAGATCTATGTTCTGTCGAAGGACGAAGGCGGCCGTCACACCCCGTTCTTCAACAACTACCGCCCGCAGTTCTACTTCCGCACCACCGACGTGACCGGTGCGATCGAACTGCCGGAAGGCAAGGAAATGGTCATGCCTGGCGACAACGTGTCGATCACCGTCAAGCTGATCAACCCGATCGCCATGGAAGAAGGTCTGCGTTTCGCTATCCGTGAAGGCGGTCGTACCGTCGGCGCCGGCGTCGTCGCCAAGATCTTCGACTGA
- the rpsJ gene encoding 30S ribosomal protein S10 produces MSVPSQKIRIRLKAFDYRLIDQSALEIVDTAKRTGAVVKGPVPLPTRIQRFDVLRSPHVNKTSRDQFEIRTHQRLMDIVDPTDKTVDALMKLDLPAGVDVEIKLQ; encoded by the coding sequence ATGTCGGTTCCTAGCCAAAAAATCCGTATCCGTCTGAAAGCATTCGACTATCGTCTGATCGACCAGTCCGCACTGGAAATCGTCGACACCGCCAAGCGTACCGGCGCTGTCGTCAAGGGCCCGGTTCCCCTGCCGACCCGTATCCAGCGCTTCGACGTCCTGCGCTCGCCGCACGTCAACAAGACTTCGCGCGACCAGTTCGAAATCCGTACCCATCAGCGCCTGATGGATATCGTCGATCCGACCGACAAGACGGTTGACGCATTGATGAAGCTGGACCTGCCTGCTGGCGTTGACGTAGAAATCAAGCTGCAATAA